Proteins encoded within one genomic window of Synechococcus sp. PCC 7335:
- a CDS encoding O-methyltransferase, whose protein sequence is MLQRKTAPIGLAQLTGSTYWLNLIDRLMTIRPTSPKETAWPVARPVTPHGILVEQLERLQSAAETESVTAQFKADLSQTTRLAAGLDPYLEACTTAESPALAQLAKATQQEDWSKHFDSGATVKELEQEMLSGHIEGQFLKMLVAISQSKRVLEIGMFTGYSALAIAEALPEDGLLIACEVDAYAAKFAQRCFEASSHGDKIQVKVAPAAETLRELATAGESFDIAFIDADKGGYIDYVNLLLESSLLTPDGFICIDNTLMQGQPYLDKTSRTANGEAITQFNQFLTEDDRIEQVMLPIRDGFTLIKRRSDRPV, encoded by the coding sequence ATGCTACAGAGGAAAACTGCTCCGATTGGACTAGCCCAGCTCACTGGTTCAACTTACTGGCTCAATTTAATCGATCGACTTATGACAATTAGACCTACATCTCCTAAGGAGACAGCCTGGCCAGTAGCCCGGCCGGTTACTCCGCACGGCATACTCGTAGAGCAACTAGAACGGCTTCAATCGGCTGCTGAAACCGAGTCCGTTACTGCTCAATTTAAAGCAGATCTATCACAGACGACTCGTCTAGCCGCTGGTCTTGATCCTTATCTAGAAGCTTGTACGACGGCTGAGTCTCCTGCCCTAGCACAGCTAGCCAAAGCCACACAGCAGGAAGACTGGAGTAAACACTTTGATAGTGGTGCGACGGTCAAAGAACTAGAGCAAGAGATGCTCTCAGGTCATATTGAAGGACAGTTCTTGAAGATGTTAGTGGCGATCAGCCAATCTAAGCGAGTGCTAGAGATTGGTATGTTTACCGGATATTCCGCGTTGGCGATCGCAGAGGCCCTGCCCGAAGACGGTTTGTTGATTGCCTGTGAAGTGGACGCCTACGCTGCAAAGTTTGCCCAGCGATGTTTTGAGGCCTCCTCGCACGGCGATAAAATTCAGGTAAAAGTTGCTCCTGCTGCAGAAACGCTGCGTGAATTGGCCACAGCGGGCGAATCTTTTGACATAGCCTTTATCGACGCAGACAAGGGTGGCTACATCGACTATGTCAATCTTCTGCTGGAGTCTTCGCTACTGACACCTGATGGATTTATCTGCATAGACAATACGTTAATGCAAGGTCAGCCTTACCTTGATAAGACTAGTCGAACCGCTAATGGAGAAGCGATTACCCAGTTTAATCAATTCCTTACTGAAGACGACCGAATAGAACAGGTGATGCTACCTATTCGAGATGGCTTCACCTTGATCAAGCGGCGTTCTGATAGGCCTGTATAG
- a CDS encoding sedoheptulose 7-phosphate cyclase: MTTSIAPMPVASVFQAFIAHQKAKPLATTSSLENDLRSLFSTEAFNNLILTLINSPAFSANLGEEFAAVEAIAGISACRSLRSCLNFSLGQFFITLAELFSAFDSATGEQWYALANRVLQSDLNDVKVLSYLLQGERKDFYTDLVGQLTESNPHAIYPTSCFRESAGFVESTADDQTVEAVVSTRTFTTVRIVDNTLNVDNLLLRDVYIAHGRCVCLIDQNVEQYYGERLEYYFAHHNIPLHKRVHRAMEVDKGIYTVEKMLGEFKQLGVSRNEPVLLVGGGVLADTGGLACALYHRNTPYVMLSTSIVAGVDAGPSPRTCCDGFGYKNLFGAYHPPILSITDRFFFSTLREGWLRHGIIEIIKMAVIKDIELFEALEVAGPRLISTRFGTTGTQDDQSINALSQKILGGAIRSYVAAEYNNLYETHQCRPHAYGHTWSPGFEIEAGLLHGHAVAIGMGFGAYLSCRMNWISEAEFHRIMTLISSFGLSLWHDVLNNKETLWASQQKIYQKRGQNLVAPLPKGEIGQCGYLNELSKADLFQAIDDYTDICASYPRGGWGVEPHCSDVGLEDPSTVGQPLSSPLLLEEESSLGALSIA; this comes from the coding sequence ATGACCACTTCTATTGCTCCTATGCCCGTCGCTTCTGTATTTCAGGCTTTTATAGCCCATCAAAAAGCCAAGCCACTAGCTACTACTTCTAGCTTAGAGAACGATCTTAGATCACTCTTCTCTACGGAAGCGTTCAACAATCTAATCTTGACGCTAATAAACAGCCCAGCTTTCTCTGCGAACCTGGGAGAAGAGTTTGCTGCCGTGGAAGCGATCGCCGGAATATCTGCCTGCCGCAGCTTAAGAAGCTGCCTTAACTTTTCATTAGGTCAGTTTTTTATTACGCTAGCTGAGCTGTTCTCTGCTTTTGATTCAGCGACAGGAGAGCAGTGGTATGCGCTTGCCAATCGGGTGCTTCAGTCTGATCTAAATGATGTGAAAGTGCTGAGCTATCTTTTGCAAGGGGAGCGAAAAGACTTCTATACAGATCTCGTAGGGCAGTTGACTGAGTCGAATCCACACGCTATCTATCCTACATCTTGTTTTAGAGAGAGTGCTGGTTTTGTTGAAAGCACCGCAGATGATCAAACGGTAGAAGCGGTGGTAAGTACCCGTACATTTACCACTGTCAGAATCGTCGACAACACACTAAATGTTGACAACCTGCTTCTAAGAGATGTTTACATTGCACATGGACGCTGCGTTTGTCTGATTGATCAAAACGTAGAACAGTATTATGGCGAAAGACTAGAGTACTACTTCGCGCATCACAATATTCCGCTACATAAACGGGTGCATAGAGCTATGGAAGTAGACAAAGGCATCTATACCGTAGAGAAGATGCTGGGAGAGTTTAAGCAATTAGGAGTCTCTCGTAACGAACCTGTCTTGCTTGTAGGCGGTGGCGTTCTAGCTGATACAGGTGGGCTAGCCTGCGCGCTTTATCATCGCAATACTCCATATGTAATGCTTTCTACCTCTATTGTGGCTGGAGTTGACGCAGGACCATCGCCTCGGACATGTTGCGACGGTTTTGGCTACAAAAATCTCTTTGGTGCCTATCATCCCCCTATTCTTTCTATCACCGACCGCTTCTTCTTTAGCACGCTTAGAGAGGGCTGGCTGCGTCATGGCATCATTGAGATTATCAAAATGGCTGTCATTAAAGACATCGAACTGTTCGAAGCTTTAGAAGTGGCTGGACCCAGACTTATCTCTACTCGGTTTGGGACTACGGGTACTCAAGATGATCAGAGTATCAACGCACTTTCACAGAAGATTTTAGGTGGCGCTATTCGGAGCTACGTTGCCGCCGAATACAACAACCTGTACGAAACACATCAATGCCGTCCTCATGCCTACGGCCATACCTGGTCTCCTGGATTTGAGATTGAGGCGGGCTTGTTACACGGTCATGCAGTTGCCATTGGTATGGGATTCGGCGCGTATCTTAGCTGTCGTATGAACTGGATTAGTGAAGCTGAATTCCATCGAATTATGACTTTGATTAGCTCATTTGGTCTGAGCTTGTGGCATGACGTTCTTAATAACAAAGAGACGTTGTGGGCTTCGCAGCAGAAGATCTATCAAAAACGAGGTCAGAACTTGGTGGCGCCCTTACCTAAGGGTGAGATAGGTCAGTGTGGCTATTTGAACGAGTTGAGCAAAGCGGATTTGTTCCAGGCCATTGATGACTATACCGACATTTGCGCTAGCTACCCCAGAGGCGGTTGGGGAGTTGAACCCCACTGTAGCGATGTGGGGCTAGAAGATCCTTCTACGGTTGGTCAACCGCTCTCCTCGCCCTTACTACTAGAGGAAGAAAGCTCTCTAGGGGCGCTATCGATAGCGTAG
- a CDS encoding Na(+)/H(+) antiporter subunit B: MRNLYLAAGVILFIEILISPSFLPSVTLMGTAVDPGGTLGVSIVDAIAQESEVPNTVSGIIFRNRLYDTIFEVVVFTLAIMGVRFLLSDEQPASNIRQFTDYPSIVLAKLGATIAALIAVELAIRGHLSPGGGFAAGVAGGTAIGLVVIVSDAKLMETLYQRWRASTLEKVSVLIFIVFSALSLSGVMAPDLVPKGTLLYGGWIPVLNILVAVKVALGSWSAVLLFIRYRGLL; the protein is encoded by the coding sequence ATGAGAAACCTCTATCTCGCTGCGGGAGTCATCTTATTTATAGAGATTCTAATCTCTCCTAGTTTTCTGCCTTCGGTAACGCTAATGGGTACTGCAGTAGATCCTGGGGGGACACTTGGAGTCTCAATTGTTGATGCTATCGCTCAGGAAAGCGAAGTTCCGAACACGGTTTCTGGGATTATCTTTAGAAATCGGCTATACGACACCATCTTCGAGGTCGTTGTTTTTACACTGGCGATTATGGGCGTCCGATTTTTGCTCTCTGATGAGCAGCCAGCTAGTAACATTCGTCAATTCACCGACTACCCGTCAATTGTATTAGCCAAACTAGGCGCTACGATTGCGGCGTTGATTGCAGTCGAGCTGGCCATTCGAGGTCACCTTAGTCCAGGCGGTGGATTTGCGGCGGGTGTAGCGGGAGGCACAGCGATTGGCCTAGTGGTGATTGTTTCTGATGCGAAGCTGATGGAAACACTATATCAGCGCTGGCGAGCATCGACTTTAGAGAAAGTTTCTGTTCTGATTTTTATCGTATTTTCAGCGCTGTCCTTATCTGGGGTAATGGCGCCAGACTTGGTACCAAAAGGCACGCTACTATATGGCGGTTGGATTCCTGTATTGAATATCCTGGTTGCTGTTAAGGTTGCCTTGGGCAGCTGGTCTGCTGTGCTGTTGTTTATTCGCTATAGAGGGTTACTGTGA